The following proteins are co-located in the Halorussus caseinilyticus genome:
- a CDS encoding VCBS repeat-containing protein — MGDVNNDGRADLLVGAPTNDSAGENSGAAYLFYGPVNRSEVELSEANVTFRARSSGERAGFSVEIGDLNDDGYADIVVGAPLADVNGRDSGAAYVVYGGGDLPELVKLEFATATFRGASSGDRAGWSLATMPNASNGTAGLLVGAPQHDGVAEDAGAAHLAYMPRVGTYDLADANVTYLGEARGDFAGSSVAALDAADDTGSDVLVGAPGNDSTGEDAGAAYLQYGPQLAGTSLLVNAPVKFRGADAGDQAGFAVADAGDLNADGEDDVALGAPFHDDPAEDAGAAYVRYGGDLPRTVNLSSEADAALTGEAEADHAGWSLAGAGDANEDGYGDLLVGAPYNNSTAPNAGAAYLLYGSRIAERHSLSGAHAKFGGEAEGDLSGYALAGGDVNGDVAADLLVGAPFADDGKNAGSAYVVNGDCPQKPTETTTTTETTTATETTTTTETTTTTPTPEPLRIRVAFDCRKVTVAAEQYTRVVLTFADGDTQAFEGIFSGTNAFAGTGENRGEIVTRVKVFDGPDRFEARRNDTSGCEPATEQPDRPFVPKVFFVSCEKAVVQAEEFRSVTLVFEDGDRQTFRGDFRDRGQFLGTGDNRGEVVEFAIVRGPDGESVTRRNPSFEACAQPETTTTETTTTTTTETPRPLEPTYDFACRKVAVTAHRYDAVTLVFEDGDRQTFRGRFRGRNVFFGTGANRGEVIERAVVKRDGESVSRRNPDFEECVERDTTTTTTETTLAPPTTTTTETTTTTTTERAGPPPNARAGNPACERLRLANPTTERITFSVTAASGLTKVVILNPGQVETFALPSGTYRVQAKAGGLVEPTRPATVNGNQIATIEVEACPTTETTTETTTETTTETTTTETPTETTETTTTTETPTSITEETTTTTTETPELPNVEAESAAPESLTFRNPTDLNVTVNVTGPDDFDETVELAPGDETTLADLTPGDYVVRARTGFVGEESRTATVNGRPNATVSVAAAPTTTATETTTTEEPTTTETTTTPTLTIAEETTTETTTEEPTTTTTEEPGPPAVNVVAASDDCESLTLTNEGQRAVRVGVGGPDGFADEVTVPPGQSRTLTGLEPGEYAVEPTSEGVSVNGTARVSVGVADCPGVTDGETTTEEPTTEETTTTTEEPTTTTETTTTTTEATTTEATTTTTEGTTTTEATTTATTEETTTTTTEETTTTTEVTTTTTAEEPTTTTTETTTTTEETTTAIPEPDVTPRPVAGFPTCSDGGLQTALTLTYEDGAFTGENATRVGTDAFQFGVEGETFEMEVVNVERDEDGNPVAVTFDSTLRVDAVVVRGETGANVYEFTESASERADLRAPTNTNTGRPFAIEQVAFCYDGTPDRADATGGPFDVSDALAGLAV; from the coding sequence GTGGGCGACGTGAACAACGACGGCCGGGCCGACCTGCTGGTGGGCGCGCCGACCAACGACTCCGCGGGCGAGAACTCCGGGGCGGCCTACCTCTTCTACGGCCCGGTGAACCGGAGCGAGGTCGAACTCTCCGAGGCCAACGTCACCTTCCGTGCGCGGTCCTCGGGCGAGCGCGCCGGGTTCTCGGTCGAAATCGGCGACCTGAACGACGACGGCTACGCCGACATCGTGGTCGGCGCGCCCCTCGCGGACGTAAACGGCCGGGACTCGGGCGCGGCCTACGTCGTCTACGGCGGGGGCGACCTGCCCGAACTCGTGAAACTCGAGTTCGCCACGGCGACCTTCCGCGGTGCCTCGTCGGGCGACCGGGCGGGGTGGTCGCTGGCGACCATGCCGAACGCGAGCAACGGGACCGCGGGCCTGCTCGTCGGCGCGCCACAGCACGACGGCGTGGCCGAGGACGCGGGCGCGGCCCACCTCGCGTACATGCCGCGAGTCGGTACTTACGACCTCGCCGACGCCAACGTGACCTACCTCGGCGAGGCCCGCGGCGACTTCGCCGGGTCGTCGGTGGCGGCCCTCGACGCCGCCGACGACACCGGGAGCGACGTGCTGGTCGGCGCGCCCGGCAACGACTCGACCGGCGAGGACGCTGGCGCGGCCTACCTCCAGTACGGCCCGCAGTTGGCCGGGACCTCCCTGCTGGTGAACGCGCCGGTCAAGTTCCGCGGCGCGGACGCGGGCGACCAAGCCGGGTTCGCGGTGGCCGACGCTGGCGACCTGAACGCCGACGGCGAGGACGACGTGGCCCTCGGCGCGCCGTTCCACGACGACCCCGCCGAGGACGCGGGGGCGGCCTACGTCCGGTACGGCGGGGACCTCCCGCGCACGGTGAACCTCTCTTCGGAGGCCGACGCCGCGCTCACCGGCGAGGCCGAGGCGGACCACGCGGGGTGGTCGCTCGCGGGCGCGGGTGACGCCAACGAAGACGGGTACGGCGACCTGCTGGTGGGGGCACCCTACAACAACAGCACCGCACCGAACGCCGGGGCCGCCTACCTGCTCTACGGGTCCCGAATCGCCGAGCGACACTCGCTGTCGGGTGCCCACGCCAAGTTCGGCGGCGAGGCGGAGGGCGACCTCTCGGGGTACGCGCTGGCGGGCGGCGACGTGAACGGTGACGTGGCGGCCGACCTGCTGGTGGGTGCGCCCTTCGCCGACGACGGGAAGAACGCGGGGTCGGCCTACGTGGTGAACGGCGACTGCCCGCAGAAACCGACGGAGACGACGACCACGACAGAGACAACGACCGCGACAGAGACGACGACCACGACAGAGACGACTACGACCACGCCGACGCCCGAACCCCTCCGGATTCGCGTGGCGTTCGACTGCCGGAAGGTCACTGTCGCGGCCGAGCAGTACACCCGAGTCGTCCTGACGTTCGCCGACGGCGACACGCAGGCGTTCGAGGGCATCTTCAGCGGGACGAACGCCTTCGCGGGCACGGGAGAGAACCGGGGCGAAATCGTCACGCGCGTCAAGGTGTTCGACGGTCCCGACAGGTTCGAGGCCCGGCGCAACGACACCAGCGGCTGTGAACCCGCGACAGAGCAACCGGACCGACCCTTCGTCCCCAAAGTCTTCTTCGTGAGTTGCGAGAAGGCAGTCGTGCAGGCAGAGGAGTTCCGGTCGGTGACGCTGGTGTTTGAGGACGGCGACCGCCAGACCTTCCGCGGCGACTTCCGGGACCGCGGCCAGTTCCTCGGCACGGGGGACAATCGAGGCGAAGTGGTCGAGTTCGCCATCGTCAGGGGACCCGACGGCGAGTCGGTGACGCGCCGGAACCCGAGTTTCGAGGCCTGCGCGCAACCCGAGACGACCACGACGGAGACGACTACGACGACCACCACCGAGACGCCGCGACCCCTCGAACCGACCTACGACTTCGCGTGCAGGAAGGTCGCCGTGACCGCCCACCGCTACGACGCGGTGACGCTGGTGTTCGAGGACGGCGACCGCCAGACCTTCCGCGGGCGCTTCCGGGGCCGGAACGTCTTCTTCGGGACCGGAGCGAACCGCGGGGAGGTAATCGAGCGCGCGGTGGTCAAACGCGACGGAGAGTCGGTCTCGCGGCGCAACCCGGACTTCGAGGAGTGCGTCGAACGCGACACGACGACCACCACGACCGAGACGACGCTCGCACCCCCGACGACCACCACGACCGAGACGACGACGACCACCACGACCGAGCGAGCGGGACCGCCGCCGAACGCCCGCGCGGGGAATCCGGCCTGCGAGCGCCTGCGACTCGCCAACCCGACCACCGAGCGAATCACCTTCTCGGTGACGGCGGCCTCCGGTCTCACGAAGGTCGTCATCCTGAATCCGGGGCAGGTCGAGACGTTCGCCCTCCCGTCGGGGACCTACCGCGTGCAGGCGAAGGCGGGCGGACTGGTCGAACCGACCCGGCCCGCCACGGTCAACGGGAACCAGATAGCCACTATCGAGGTCGAGGCGTGTCCGACAACTGAGACGACGACAGAGACGACGACAGAGACGACGACAGAGACGACGACAACGGAGACGCCAACTGAGACGACGGAAACGACCACGACGACTGAGACGCCGACCAGTATCACCGAGGAAACGACCACGACGACCACTGAGACCCCCGAACTGCCGAACGTCGAGGCGGAGTCGGCGGCACCCGAGTCGCTGACCTTCCGGAACCCGACCGACCTGAACGTCACCGTCAACGTCACCGGACCTGACGACTTCGACGAGACGGTGGAACTGGCTCCCGGCGACGAGACGACGCTGGCGGACCTGACGCCCGGCGACTACGTGGTCCGGGCGCGGACCGGATTCGTCGGCGAGGAATCGAGGACGGCGACGGTCAACGGCCGACCGAACGCGACCGTGAGCGTGGCGGCCGCGCCGACGACGACCGCGACCGAAACGACGACGACCGAAGAACCGACGACCACCGAGACCACCACGACGCCGACGCTGACGATTGCCGAGGAGACGACGACTGAGACGACGACCGAAGAACCGACGACGACCACTACCGAGGAACCGGGACCGCCCGCGGTGAACGTCGTCGCCGCGAGCGACGACTGTGAGTCGCTGACACTGACGAACGAGGGCCAGCGCGCGGTCCGGGTCGGCGTCGGTGGACCGGACGGGTTCGCCGACGAGGTGACGGTGCCGCCGGGCCAGTCGCGCACGCTGACCGGTCTCGAACCGGGCGAGTACGCGGTCGAACCCACCAGCGAGGGCGTGAGCGTGAACGGGACCGCGCGCGTCTCTGTCGGCGTCGCGGACTGTCCGGGCGTGACGGACGGAGAGACGACGACCGAGGAACCGACGACCGAGGAGACAACTACCACGACCGAAGAACCGACGACCACGACCGAGACCACCACTACCACGACTGAGGCGACAACGACCGAGGCGACAACTACGACGACCGAAGGGACCACCACGACCGAGGCGACAACTACGGCAACAACTGAGGAGACAACTACGACAACAACTGAGGAGACAACTACCACGACCGAGGTGACAACTACGACAACGGCGGAAGAACCGACCACAACCACGACCGAGACCACCACTACCACCGAAGAGACCACCACGGCGATACCCGAACCGGACGTTACGCCGCGGCCGGTTGCCGGGTTCCCGACGTGTTCCGACGGGGGACTCCAGACCGCGCTGACGCTGACCTACGAGGACGGCGCGTTCACCGGCGAGAACGCTACCAGAGTCGGGACGGACGCCTTCCAGTTCGGCGTCGAGGGCGAGACCTTCGAGATGGAAGTCGTCAACGTCGAACGCGACGAGGACGGGAATCCCGTCGCGGTGACGTTCGACTCGACGCTCCGGGTCGATGCGGTCGTCGTCCGCGGTGAGACGGGCGCGAACGTCTACGAGTTCACCGAGTCCGCCTCCGAACGGGCCGACCTCCGAGCGCCGACCAACACCAACACGGGCCGACCGTTCGCCATCGAACAGGTCGCGTTCTGCTACGACGGGACGCCCGACCGCGCGGACGCGACCGGCGGGCCGTTCGACGTTTCGGACGCGCTCGCCGGACTTGCCGTCTGA
- a CDS encoding CopG family ribbon-helix-helix protein produces the protein MTVVSISMPDELLDRIDEFADEHGYTGRSEVFREAGRNLLGEFEDKKLEDRDLMGVVTVLFSYENTTVEERMMHLRHEYDGLVTSNVHNHVGDHYCMELFILEGNLEDISTFVGKIRATQDTLTVDYSVIPVDEVGPLTTS, from the coding sequence ATGACCGTCGTCAGTATCTCGATGCCGGACGAACTACTCGACCGAATCGACGAGTTCGCCGACGAACACGGCTACACGGGGCGAAGCGAAGTGTTCCGCGAGGCCGGACGAAACCTGCTCGGGGAGTTCGAGGACAAGAAACTGGAGGACCGCGACCTGATGGGCGTCGTCACGGTCCTGTTCAGTTACGAGAACACGACGGTCGAAGAGCGGATGATGCACCTCCGCCACGAGTACGACGGGTTGGTCACGTCGAACGTCCACAACCACGTCGGCGACCACTACTGCATGGAACTGTTCATTCTCGAAGGGAACCTCGAAGACATCTCCACGTTCGTCGGCAAGATTCGGGCCACTCAGGACACGCTCACGGTCGATTACTCCGTGATTCCGGTAGACGAGGTTGGACCGCTCACGACAAGTTAG
- a CDS encoding ATP-binding protein — MAAIRVLLVDDRPPVADLTATYLERVSDDISVCIETSAGDGLSRLDDETFDCVVSDYDMPRKDGLEFLADVREEAPDLPFVLFTGKGSEEIASEAISAGVTDYLQKGSGSEQYEVLANRIENAVAQYRAEREAREATEQVRRMHNRITDAFYALDDDWRITYINEQAADFVECSADEIVGTDLRQAVPEDAGEEFYEAYREAFETQESVTLATESVLQPGRWVEERVYPSEDGLSIYFRDITERRRREQTLSALHDATRELMHAETEREIASIVCRIAETVLEFPGTGVRLYDDDRDALVNVAIGGEGAEEVDERPIFGIEDSPHGRAYREGETVTVEVDEAETDDLGPFSRTMYVPMGEYGLLSVGKHEDEPFSESNVQFVEILSGNARAALDRADRESRLREREQALETQNERLEEFASVVSHDLRNPLNVARGHLELARRTGREESFDRVAAAHDRMESLIDDLLALARKGQTVGRTEPVAVADAADRAWENVATEGAALEVESYETVEADPDRLCNLFENLFRNAVDHAGDDVTVRVTASDGGDRFAVADDGPGVPEDEREQVFEYGYSADGGVGLGLAIVKGIADAHGWAVEVGESEAGGAEFGFELDG, encoded by the coding sequence ATGGCCGCCATTCGGGTTCTGCTGGTTGACGACCGTCCGCCAGTCGCCGACCTCACTGCGACGTACTTAGAGCGTGTCAGCGACGACATTTCGGTGTGCATCGAGACCAGCGCCGGAGATGGTCTCTCGCGCCTCGACGACGAGACGTTCGATTGCGTCGTCAGCGATTACGACATGCCCCGAAAGGACGGATTGGAGTTTCTCGCCGACGTGCGCGAGGAGGCACCCGACTTGCCGTTCGTCCTGTTCACGGGGAAGGGGAGCGAGGAAATCGCCTCGGAAGCGATTTCGGCGGGCGTCACCGACTACCTCCAGAAGGGAAGCGGGAGCGAGCAGTACGAGGTGCTGGCGAACCGCATCGAGAACGCCGTCGCCCAGTACCGCGCCGAGCGAGAGGCCCGCGAAGCCACCGAGCAGGTGCGTCGGATGCACAACCGAATCACCGACGCCTTCTACGCGCTGGACGACGACTGGCGGATAACCTACATCAACGAGCAAGCCGCCGACTTCGTAGAGTGTAGTGCCGACGAAATCGTCGGCACGGACCTGCGCCAAGCGGTCCCCGAGGACGCGGGCGAGGAGTTCTACGAGGCCTACAGGGAAGCGTTCGAGACCCAAGAGTCGGTCACGCTGGCGACCGAATCCGTACTGCAACCCGGCCGGTGGGTCGAAGAGCGAGTGTACCCGTCCGAAGACGGCCTGTCGATATACTTCCGGGACATCACCGAGCGGAGACGCCGCGAACAGACGCTGAGCGCGCTTCACGACGCCACTCGGGAACTCATGCACGCCGAGACCGAGCGGGAAATCGCGTCAATAGTCTGTCGAATCGCCGAAACCGTGCTGGAGTTCCCCGGAACCGGCGTGCGACTCTACGACGACGACCGGGACGCCCTCGTCAACGTCGCTATCGGCGGCGAGGGTGCCGAGGAAGTGGACGAGCGACCCATCTTCGGCATCGAAGATAGCCCGCACGGGCGGGCCTACCGCGAGGGCGAGACGGTGACGGTCGAAGTGGACGAGGCCGAGACCGACGACCTCGGCCCGTTCAGTCGCACGATGTACGTTCCGATGGGCGAGTACGGTCTGCTGAGCGTCGGGAAACACGAGGACGAACCGTTCTCGGAGTCGAACGTCCAGTTCGTGGAAATCCTGAGCGGGAACGCACGCGCGGCGCTAGACCGGGCGGACCGCGAGAGCAGACTCCGGGAGCGCGAGCAGGCCCTCGAAACCCAGAACGAGCGACTCGAGGAGTTCGCCAGCGTGGTCAGCCACGACCTTCGCAATCCGCTCAACGTCGCGCGCGGCCACCTCGAACTCGCTCGCAGGACCGGACGCGAGGAGAGTTTCGACCGAGTAGCGGCCGCACACGACCGGATGGAGTCGCTCATCGACGACTTGCTCGCGCTGGCGCGGAAGGGCCAGACCGTCGGCCGGACCGAACCGGTCGCGGTGGCGGACGCCGCCGACCGCGCGTGGGAGAACGTAGCGACCGAGGGGGCCGCCCTCGAAGTCGAGAGTTACGAGACGGTCGAAGCCGACCCGGACCGCCTCTGTAACCTCTTCGAGAACCTGTTTCGGAACGCGGTGGACCACGCTGGCGACGACGTGACCGTCCGGGTCACTGCCAGCGACGGGGGCGACAGGTTCGCAGTCGCCGACGACGGTCCGGGCGTCCCGGAAGACGAGCGAGAACAGGTGTTCGAGTACGGCTACTCCGCGGACGGCGGGGTCGGTCTCGGACTCGCTATCGTCAAAGGAATCGCGGACGCTCACGGGTGGGCGGTCGAAGTCGGCGAGAGCGAGGCGGGCGGCGCGGAGTTCGGCTTCGAACTCGACGGTTAG
- the ctaD gene encoding cytochrome c oxidase subunit I: MGLLLVAVAAFILRIENWRSYTPLSGGGGGAYREGAEVTHEEKPGGLTRWLTTVDHKDIGLMYGLYALVAFVWGGVGILLMRTELLTPESAIVGANFYNALLTSHGITMLFLFGTPILAAFGNYFIPLLIGADDMAFPRVNAIAFWLLPPSALLIWGGFFTAPLNVGIDPSQTSWTMYTPLSVEQTNPGVDLMLLGLHLSGVSATMGAINFIATVFTERGDDVGWESLDIFSWTMITQSGLILFSFPLLGSALVMLLLDRNFGTLFFAAEGGGSLLWQHLFWFFGHPEVYILVLPPMGLVSLILPRFAGRKLFGFKFVVYSTLAIGVLSFGVWAHHMFSTGIDPRIRGSFMAVSLAIAVPSAVKVFNWITTMWNGRLRLTAPMLFCVGFVQNFIIGGVTGVFLASVPVDLVLHDTYYVVGHFHFIVMGVIPFGAFAGIYYWFPMFTGRMYQKTLAKLHFWLTIVGVNVTFFALLLLGYGGMPRRYATYLPQFQLLHVVATVGAFLIGFGQLVFVWNLVTSWLEGPHVESGDPWNLEDAGLKTKEWTWFERKRETAITDGGDDAATDGDESADD, from the coding sequence ATGGGGCTACTGCTGGTCGCCGTCGCCGCGTTCATCCTGCGAATCGAGAACTGGCGGTCGTACACGCCGCTTTCCGGGGGTGGTGGCGGCGCGTACCGGGAGGGCGCGGAAGTCACCCACGAGGAGAAACCCGGCGGTCTGACCCGGTGGCTGACTACCGTAGACCACAAGGACATCGGTCTCATGTACGGTCTCTACGCTCTCGTCGCGTTCGTCTGGGGCGGCGTGGGCATCCTGCTGATGCGGACCGAACTCCTGACGCCCGAGTCCGCCATCGTGGGAGCGAACTTCTACAACGCCTTGCTGACCTCCCACGGCATCACGATGCTGTTCCTGTTCGGGACGCCGATTCTGGCGGCGTTCGGCAACTACTTCATCCCGTTGCTCATCGGCGCGGACGACATGGCGTTTCCGCGGGTCAACGCCATCGCGTTCTGGTTGCTTCCGCCCTCGGCGTTGCTGATATGGGGCGGCTTCTTCACCGCGCCGCTCAACGTCGGCATCGACCCGTCTCAGACGAGTTGGACGATGTACACGCCGCTGTCGGTCGAACAGACCAACCCCGGCGTGGACCTGATGTTACTCGGTTTACACCTCTCGGGGGTGTCGGCGACGATGGGGGCGATAAACTTCATCGCCACCGTGTTCACCGAGCGCGGTGACGACGTTGGCTGGGAGAGCCTCGACATCTTCTCGTGGACGATGATTACCCAGTCGGGACTCATCCTGTTCTCGTTCCCCCTGCTCGGGAGCGCCCTCGTGATGCTCCTGCTCGACCGGAACTTCGGGACCCTCTTCTTCGCGGCCGAGGGCGGCGGTTCGCTCCTGTGGCAACACCTGTTCTGGTTCTTCGGCCACCCCGAAGTGTACATCCTCGTGTTGCCCCCGATGGGTCTCGTCAGCCTCATCCTGCCGCGGTTCGCGGGCCGAAAGCTGTTCGGGTTCAAGTTCGTCGTCTACTCGACGCTCGCCATCGGCGTCCTGTCGTTCGGCGTCTGGGCGCATCACATGTTCAGCACGGGCATCGACCCTCGGATTCGTGGTAGTTTCATGGCCGTCTCGCTCGCCATCGCCGTGCCGAGCGCAGTCAAGGTGTTCAACTGGATTACGACGATGTGGAACGGCCGACTCCGGCTGACCGCGCCGATGCTGTTCTGCGTCGGGTTCGTCCAGAACTTCATCATCGGCGGCGTCACCGGCGTCTTCCTCGCGTCGGTTCCGGTAGACCTCGTGCTTCACGACACCTACTACGTCGTCGGCCACTTTCACTTCATCGTCATGGGGGTCATCCCGTTCGGCGCGTTCGCGGGCATCTACTACTGGTTCCCGATGTTTACCGGTCGGATGTACCAGAAGACGCTCGCCAAGCTACACTTCTGGCTCACCATCGTCGGCGTCAACGTCACCTTCTTCGCCCTGCTGTTGCTGGGCTACGGCGGGATGCCTCGCCGGTACGCCACCTACCTCCCGCAGTTCCAACTGCTCCACGTCGTCGCCACGGTGGGCGCGTTCCTCATCGGGTTCGGTCAACTCGTCTTCGTCTGGAACCTCGTCACCTCGTGGCTCGAAGGTCCCCACGTCGAGAGCGGCGACCCGTGGAACCTCGAAGACGCCGGTCTCAAGACCAAGGAGTGGACGTGGTTCGAGCGCAAGCGCGAGACGGCGATTACCGACGGCGGCGACGACGCGGCGACCGACGGCGACGAGTCGGCCGACGACTAA
- a CDS encoding helix-turn-helix domain-containing protein encodes MRAFSFALEYDAGTDPVADAFRGAPDLYGHSLACTVTPENCWRVDRLTGPTDPLERAADAYAESGHAADCLGPADCAADHRTEVLQRDPSTRILFTSWERTDACRSIPHLALDHLGPGVLFATERHGPRYEWHVLLPSDDELGSLSDAIRAATGTGVRFALRQVTDESAWLSAYSGRPALPYAHYEAMAAAVERGYYETPRAITVSELADELDVPRSTLSYRLRRAEAELARSFVGNES; translated from the coding sequence ATGCGCGCCTTCTCGTTCGCGCTGGAGTACGACGCCGGGACCGACCCGGTGGCCGACGCCTTCCGGGGCGCTCCGGACCTGTACGGCCACTCGCTGGCGTGTACCGTCACGCCCGAGAACTGCTGGCGGGTGGACCGCTTGACCGGTCCGACCGACCCGCTGGAGCGGGCCGCAGACGCGTACGCCGAGTCGGGCCACGCCGCCGACTGCTTGGGACCGGCCGACTGCGCGGCCGACCACCGGACGGAAGTCCTCCAACGGGACCCATCGACGCGCATCCTCTTCACCTCGTGGGAGCGAACCGACGCCTGCCGGTCGATACCCCACCTCGCGCTGGACCACCTCGGTCCCGGCGTCCTCTTCGCCACCGAGCGCCACGGCCCGCGTTACGAGTGGCACGTCCTGCTCCCGAGCGACGACGAACTCGGCTCGCTCTCGGACGCGATTCGGGCCGCGACGGGCACGGGCGTCCGGTTCGCGCTCCGGCAAGTCACCGACGAGTCGGCGTGGCTCTCGGCCTACAGCGGTCGGCCCGCGCTCCCCTACGCCCACTACGAGGCGATGGCCGCCGCCGTCGAACGCGGCTACTACGAGACGCCGCGGGCGATTACGGTCTCGGAGTTGGCCGACGAGTTGGACGTGCCGCGCTCTACGCTCTCGTACCGACTCCGGCGTGCAGAGGCGGAACTGGCCCGGAGTTTCGTTGGGAACGAGTCGTAG
- a CDS encoding glutathione S-transferase family protein: protein MNMLVDGEWRTDAYASTDDDGEFDRQETAFRDWVEADPDAEFPAEAGRYHLYVSLACPWAHRALLVRSLKGLEDGLSVSVVDPYRENDGWEFSPEKDGCTEDHLHGYDYLRDVYTEADSDFTGRPTVPVLWDTERGTIVNNESEEIMRMLDTAFHEVTDRDVTLYPEGYRDEVDETIADIYDPINNGVYRAGFAGTQAAYDEAVTELFDALDRYDELLEDRRYLCGDRLTEADVAMFTTLIRFDAVYHTHFKCNVRQISDYENLWPYLRDLYQTPGVAETVDLGHIKEHYYRSHADLNPKRIVPKGPAIDFEESHDRDELPGGPPEELARATRT from the coding sequence ATGAATATGCTCGTAGACGGCGAGTGGCGGACCGACGCGTACGCGTCCACCGACGACGACGGCGAGTTCGACAGGCAGGAGACCGCTTTCCGCGACTGGGTGGAAGCCGACCCCGACGCCGAGTTTCCCGCCGAGGCGGGTCGCTACCACCTCTACGTCTCGCTGGCGTGCCCGTGGGCGCACCGGGCCCTGCTCGTCCGGAGTCTGAAGGGACTCGAAGACGGCCTCTCGGTCTCGGTCGTTGACCCCTACCGCGAGAACGACGGGTGGGAGTTCTCCCCCGAGAAGGACGGTTGCACCGAGGACCACCTCCACGGTTACGACTACCTCCGTGACGTGTACACCGAGGCCGACTCCGACTTCACCGGGCGGCCCACCGTGCCGGTCCTCTGGGACACCGAGCGCGGGACCATCGTGAACAACGAGTCCGAGGAAATCATGCGGATGCTCGACACCGCGTTTCACGAGGTGACCGACCGCGACGTGACTCTCTATCCCGAGGGCTACCGCGACGAGGTAGACGAGACCATCGCGGACATCTACGACCCAATCAACAACGGCGTCTACCGCGCCGGATTCGCCGGAACCCAAGCGGCCTACGACGAGGCCGTCACCGAGTTGTTCGACGCACTGGACCGCTACGACGAACTCCTAGAAGACCGACGCTACCTCTGTGGCGACCGACTCACCGAGGCCGACGTAGCGATGTTCACCACGCTAATCCGGTTCGACGCGGTGTACCACACTCACTTCAAGTGCAACGTCCGGCAAATCTCGGACTACGAGAACCTCTGGCCCTACCTCCGGGACCTCTACCAGACGCCGGGGGTCGCCGAGACGGTGGACCTCGGTCACATCAAGGAACACTACTACCGAAGTCACGCCGACCTGAACCCCAAACGAATCGTCCCGAAGGGTCCCGCCATCGACTTCGAGGAGTCACACGACCGCGACGAACTGCCGGGCGGTCCGCCCGAGGAACTCGCACGAGCGACTCGGACGTAG